ATCAGATAAAGATCATACCCTTCATCCGACAAGAGATTGAAGAGCGATGGATCAAACGTTCCATGAAACAGGATCCGCTCCCCTTTTCGTAAATAACGCCGATAGAGCATCAGCTCATCGACCTCATTTAACTGTTGCGCCTCTTGATACAGTTGACCGAATCGTTCATCCGCCTGAACATGATCTAGCACTTGGACGCGCGAGTAACTCCCTTTACGCAAGAATGGACCAAATAAGACATCACCCATGATACATCAACTCCTTGTAGTGCTGAATCGCTTCTGCATAATCTGCGCCGAGTCGCTCCGGTAATATGTCGAACTGCTCCTTTTGATCCGCTTCGAGAATCCAGAGGAAAGCTTCGTTCGTCTCAAATAGGCGCAACGTCGTCCGGTCGAACGCAAAACAACCTTCCTCGTTTTGAATGCCGATTAACGTCAACGGTCCGATCCGCCCCGATGTCCGAGGTAATTCGAGATCAGAGTACGGTGTGATGAAACGGCTCGTTCCCTGAAACGTTCCGGCAAGTTGATACAGGAGAGGATATAGCTCCAGTTCAGTTTGTGACGCAAGCGCGTCAGGCTGAGGTTGCTGTTCTCGGAATGACTCGATATCAACAGATAGGTCTGCACTCAACTGAATCGTCTTCTGTCGATTGGCGTAAATTCCATCAGCAAAGAAGAAGAGTCGATGCGAGACGCGTAATCCACTTAACGTCGCATAATCGAGGATCCCCATCGATTGATCATTTTGAATCCGTCCCGTTTGTTGCCAATCCACTAATCGCTCTGCTAGCGCGTCACGCGATAAGACCGTTAGTTGCGAATCAAGCGCGGGAGAGAGACGGTCGGAAAACGTCAACAGAATCGGTGTCCGGCTCATCAGTTCGATGATCGGTAGATCGTGGCGCATCGGATGATCAAAATAGATGACACTATTGATCGTCATCGCATGAAAATTGCTTGCCGGAATCTTCTCCAGTAATGAGCTGTCTTCGATGTAGACATGACGTAACGGTTGCGGATGATGTGGCACGGACGCTGGGTACACACCCGTCATCAATGAGAGGAGAGCATGATGGACAGCTGGAAAGGATGCAGAAGCAGGCATGGCTTCTTCTGGTAAGAAGAGACCATTCAGGAAATCAGGTTGCCCGAACAGGACTTCTCCATTCGGGCGAATCAAGTGGAACTGGACGTGCAACATCTCGTGTTGCAAATACGCGACGAGTCGTAACGTTCGTTCCCCTTCCCCTTGGAGGACGAAGACGTAGTGCTCATACTCTTGAAAATCCATATAATCGAGTAAATCATGGAACGTATGTGTGTCGTAATCAAACGCGTCGAGCGAAATACGGTGCGTCTCACAAAACGTCTGCAGATCAATCGATGGTAGAGAACGTTGCAGCCAGCCGTCTTGTTCCGATAAAAGCGATAATCCGATCATGTCCTCTCTCCTTTCTCATCAAATGATTGAAAAAAGGGCTTCATTCTAATAGCCGAATGAAGTCCTTTTTTGTGGATTAAGCCGATTTGACGTTTGCCTTAGGTTTCTTAGCAGTCCGGTCCATTTCTCGATGAGCGAGGGGGGCGACGGCGACGGTAGCAGGATTGAGACACCAAGCGCAAGAAGTCATGTTACGTCGCGTTTCTTTTAATATGAGTGTCATGGATGTACCCCTTTCTGAATCAAGTGTGATGGTCGTTGAAACCAAGTGTGATGGTCGTTGAAACATTGATACGAAATCAAGTAAATCAGTAGTATCTCGTCTTATTCGCTTCTATAATAGAAGTTGATACCCTATACCAATTCAATCTCCACGAAAGGACGAGGAGCCGATGGATCAATTCATGTCACCGCAAATCGGCTTAGCATTACGCCGATTGCGGAAGAAACACAATCTGACTCAAAAAGATTTAGCAAACGGAATTTGCAGTCAAGCAGAGATCAGTAAGATCGAGAGTGGCACGCATTCGCCGACGGTCGAGCTTCTCTTCGCTCTGTCTAAAAAACTACAAGTTCCTTTTTCTTCATTCTTTGATCATGCCAATTATCGTGAAGCCTTTTATCACCTAGATGAAGAGCTGTTAAAAAAATTCCGAAATAAAGAATTTGATGAAGTTTACTATGAAACGAAATCAAAACTAGAACAACCCAATGTGGATGAAGAAGTTACTTTATTGCTTCATTACTACAATAATATTGCTGCTCACAAACTAAACAAGATTGATTATAGAACTTGTATCGTAGTATTACGCCAACTATCTGAGAAGTATTCCTCAACCTTTTATTCTCCTAGTATGATCATTCGAATAAAGTCAGCGATTGCAAATCTGTACTCTGAACATAAGAATTATTCACATAGTAGAAAAGTTTACGAAGAAATTATTAATCTAGACTTTGAGAGCGAAGAACTTGTATTGGATCGTATTCGTATTCTATATAATTTCTCAAAAACTCTTTTTCAGTTGAAAGACATGCAGTATGCGCTCAACGTAACTAATGAAGCAATCGAGCAAAGTTTAAAATACAAAGATATGTCTATGCTTGGGCAATTGTATTATCAAAAAGGTTCTTGTCTTGAAAATTTAAATGAAGATTTCGGCTTAATCAAAAAGTCTTATGAACGAGCCTATTTATTTTTTGAATTACTAAAGATGAAAGAATATCAACAAATTATAATAACTTACAAATCAAAATATATTATTTAATTACACCTGTGTTTTGTTTATTACAACGTACTCGTAAGGTAATTCTGTTTTGGCCACTTTCTTTACTGCGTACTCATAAGGTAATTCTGTTTTAGCTACTTGCTTCATAACATATTCATAAGGTAGTTCTGTCTTAGCTATTTGTTTAGATTGATCATTTTGATTCCAATTTGCAACTCCCATACTCAACAGGAGTGCTCCTAATCCTAAAGCAACTTTGTTTTTCAAGTTCATTTAAATTACCTCCTATTATTTTTCGTATGGCTTCGTAACAACATCATATAACCTTAGACCCCCTCTGAATATTCGAATACGAATAATTATGGTATTTTACACATTATTTTCATTTTATATGACTATTGACGCAGGTCATATGTCCTTATTCCTGTGTTTTTCTTACAAATCATCCATCAATATGTCGAACTTGTGTATGAAAATAGATTTTTTTGAATATTCCATCATGATGAAATTCCATAACAGACAAAAAGAAAGCTCATTCAACTCCTACGAGTCGAATGAGCTCTCTTTATTTTGAAGATTGTCGTAACACAATGACGTAAAAGATACCGAGTACTACAATCACGCCTAGTAGTATCGAACTAATCGTTGTTCGCGTCGACGTATCCGGCATCCATATCCCAAGTCCTAAATTGATTGCTGCGATAATTAGGACGAGCCAAACAATCGTACGTGGTCGCATATCGATCTCCTTTCTGATCTACTCTGCCGTCCGATCACCGAATATGCTATGGTGAAGATAACGAAGGAGGTTCTGTTTCATGAATAGACTTGCTGTATTTTGTGGTTCCAAAGATGGTGCTAGCCCAATCTTTCGCGAGGAAGCGGGTACGCTTGGTCAAGCGCTCGCTACGCACGGCATCGGACTCGTATACGGTGGTTCCCGTGTTGGAACGATGGGGGCTGTCGCGGACGCTACGCTTGCTGCTCAAGGTCAGGCAATCGGTGTCTTGCCTCATTTTCTACAAGAAAAAGAACTTGCCCACCCCGGACTGACTGAATTACATCTCGTTCACTCGATGCACGAGCGGAAAGCGAAGATGTCAGAACTCGCTGACGGCTTCATCATTCTTCCCGGTGGTCCCGGTACGATGGAGGAATTCTTTGAAGTCTTTACGTGGGCGCAACTCGGTCTACACGAAAAACCGTGTGGTGTACTCAATATCGACGGATACTATGATTCCTTAATCGCCCTATTTGACACGATGGAACGTCAAGGATTCCTGATTCCAGAACACCGTGCGATGCTGATCGTCGAGTCAGACCCTGATCGTCTCCTTGAACGCTTCGCGACGTATGAAGCTCCACACGTCAAAACCTATATGGATCGCTCACAAACCTGATGCAAACGGAGTCTTTGACTCCGTTTTTTTGTATGGATTCCCAGCTCTTCCGATTCTACTTCTCTCTCGTTACTCATTTTCTCTACACTGACGTAAGAATCCTACTTTACCGCACAAAAAAAACCAGATGCGCATGCACCTGGCTTAACATTA
This region of Exiguobacterium acetylicum DSM 20416 genomic DNA includes:
- a CDS encoding helix-turn-helix domain-containing protein, with translation MDQFMSPQIGLALRRLRKKHNLTQKDLANGICSQAEISKIESGTHSPTVELLFALSKKLQVPFSSFFDHANYREAFYHLDEELLKKFRNKEFDEVYYETKSKLEQPNVDEEVTLLLHYYNNIAAHKLNKIDYRTCIVVLRQLSEKYSSTFYSPSMIIRIKSAIANLYSEHKNYSHSRKVYEEIINLDFESEELVLDRIRILYNFSKTLFQLKDMQYALNVTNEAIEQSLKYKDMSMLGQLYYQKGSCLENLNEDFGLIKKSYERAYLFFELLKMKEYQQIIITYKSKYII
- a CDS encoding TIGR00730 family Rossman fold protein, encoding MNRLAVFCGSKDGASPIFREEAGTLGQALATHGIGLVYGGSRVGTMGAVADATLAAQGQAIGVLPHFLQEKELAHPGLTELHLVHSMHERKAKMSELADGFIILPGGPGTMEEFFEVFTWAQLGLHEKPCGVLNIDGYYDSLIALFDTMERQGFLIPEHRAMLIVESDPDRLLERFATYEAPHVKTYMDRSQT